A window of the Hordeum vulgare subsp. vulgare chromosome 5H, MorexV3_pseudomolecules_assembly, whole genome shotgun sequence genome harbors these coding sequences:
- the LOC123398778 gene encoding probable carboxylesterase 12 codes for MPICAPKSSRRLLWAALLVAPLVAALYQFPIQILNPRAPEPKAAPATAAMDAGPELELELELEYDMPGVLRVHKSGRVERFDGVETVPPSPSGDPSNGVASKDVVLDPAASISARLYLPAAAAAEPGKKFPVVIFFHGGAFFVHTAASPLYHRYCASLAAAVPAVVVSVDYRLAPEHPIPAAYEDAFAALKAVVGACRPGGAEPWLAAHGDASRVVLAGDSAGANMAHATAIRLGKEGIDGYGDKVSGVALLNPYFWGKQPVGGEPTDAGYRGGFERAWQVICSGKFGPDHPYINPATAPEEWRRLGSGRVLVTTAEHCWFVERARAYAEGIKACGWDGELQFHETKGEAHVYFLPKYDSDTAVEELAMVADFVRRC; via the coding sequence ATGCCAATTTGTGCTCCAAAATCGTCGCGACGATTGCTGTGGGCAGCTCTCCTCGTCGCCCCGCTCGTCGCTGCGCTCTACCAATTCCCGATCCAAATCCTAAATCCCCGCGCCCCAGAGCCGAAGGCCGCCCCCGCCACCGCCGCCATGGACGCCGGCCCcgagctggagctggagctggagctggagTACGATATGCCGGGCGTCCTGCGCGTGCACAAGAGCGGCCGCGTCGAGCGCTTCGACGGCGTCGAGACCGTCCCGCCCTCCCCCTCCGGGGACCCCTCCAACGGCGTCGCCTCCAAGGACGTGGTCCTTGACCCCGCGGCCAGCATCTCCGCCCGCCTCtacctccccgccgccgccgccgcggagcCCGGCAAGAAGTTCCCCGTCGTCATCTTCTTCCACGGCGGCGCGTTCTTCGTCCACACCGCCGCGTCCCCGCTCTACCACAGGTACTgcgcctccctcgccgccgcggTCCCCGCAGTCGTCGTCTCGGTCGACTACCGTCTCGCCCCGGAGCACCCCATCCCGGCCGCCTACGAGGACGCCTTCGCGGCCCTCAAGGCGGTCGTCGGCGCGTGCCGTCCGGGCGGCGCCGAGCCCTGGCTCGCCGCGCACGGGGACGCCTCCCGCGTGGTCCTCGCGGGCGACAGCGCCGGCGCCAACATGGCGCACGCCACGGCGATACGGCTGGGGAAGGAGGGCATCGACGGGTACGGCGacaaggtcagcggcgtggcgctCCTGAACCCCTACTTCTGGGGGAAACAGCCGGTGGGCGGGGAGCCGACCGACGCCGGGTACCGCGGCGGCTTCGAGCGCGCGTGGCAGGTCATCTGCAGCGGCAAGTTCGGGCCCGACCACCCGTACATCAACCCGGCGACGGCCCCGGAGGAGTGGAGGCGGCTCGGGAGCGGCCGCGTGCTGGTCACCACGGCGGAGCACTGCTGGTTCGTGGAGCGGGCGCGCGCGTACGCGGAGGGGATCAAGGCGTGCGGGTGGGACGGCGAGCTCCAGTTCCACGAGACCAAGGGCGAGGCGCATGTCTACTTCCTGCCCAAGTACGACTCCGACACCGCCGTCGAGGAGCTCGCCATGGTGGCGGATTTCGTCAGGCGCTGTTGA